The genomic segment ACAAAAACTCCTCCTGCTTTGGATGATAAATGGACACGCCTGTTATATCAGTAGGCAGCAAATCCGGATTGCACTGAATGCGCCTGAATTGGCCGCCGATTGAACGGGCCAGCGCCTTTACGAGCTGCGTCTTTCCCGTGCCGGGAACGTCCTCTAGCAGTACATGCCCGCCGCCGATCACTGCAATCATCAGTCTTTCGATTTGCTCTTGTTTTCCCAAAATACTATGATTTAGATTAGTAAGAATAGATGCGCATAATTGCATGTCAACCTGTCGCGTTTCCATATGAATAACCTCCCGCAGCGTATCAAGATGGATAAAGGCATATAGTTCCATTTTACAGTAGTCCAGCAAGTAAGTACAAATGCATCAATTTCCAAAAAAAACTGGAGGATCCCACAGGACCCTCCAGTTTTCCAATCTATTTCCCCTATATTACCCCTTAGGCCGAATAACCAATGCCGCCAGGAACGAAAAGATGATCGCAGCCGAGATGCCGGAGCTCGTCACTTTAAAGATGCCGGAAATAACGCCAATCCAGCCTTGGTCATGCAGCTCGGTCAGAGCCCCGTGCACGAGCGCATTGCCGAAGCTCGTAATCGGGACCGTCGCTCCCGCTCCGGCGAAGGCAACGAGCGGCTCGTATAAGCCGATGCCATCCACCACGGCCCCGATAACGACCAGCGTCGCCATCGTATGCCCCGGGGTCAGCTTAAACACATCAAACATAATTTGCCCTAGGACGCAAATAGCGCCGCCGACTAGAAATGCCCATAAAAAAATCATCGCCTTACCCTTCCTTTCCGCAAATCGCGACAGCATGCGCAATGCCGGGAATGCTCTCGCCCTGCTGGAATGACAGCGGCGACATCAGCGCTCCCGTCGCAACGACTAATATCCGCTTCAGCTCGCCCCTTGCGAGCCGCTTAAGCAAATGGCCATAGGTGACAACTGCCGAGCAGCCGCAGCCGCTGCCGCCCGCCTGCACCTTCTGGCGGTTCACATCGTACACCATTAGGCCGCAATCGCCAAAAACCGTGTCATCCATCGGCACGCCATTTTGCAGCAGCAGCTCATTGGCAAGCGGATGCCCGACACCGGCAAGGTCGCCTGTTACGATTAAGTCATAATCTTTTGGGGAACGTCCTGTATCGTTAAAATGCGCTTGAATCGTATCGACAGCCGCAGGTGCCATCGCAGCGCCCATATTAAATGGGTCGGTGATGCCGAGATCGACGATTTTCCCGATCGTCGCGCATTCGATGGTCGGACCGTCCCCCGATGCGGCAACGAGTCCGGCACCAGCGCCAGTAACGGTATATTGTGCCGTCGGCGGCTTCTGCGAGCCGTATTCGGTCGGGTATCTGAACTGCTTCTCCGCCGTGCAGTTATGGCTGCATGTGCCGGCCAGGACATAATCGGCAGAGCCGGAGTTGACGAGCATTGCGGCAATCGACAGCGACTCCATCGATGTGGAGCATGCGCCGAAGACGCCAAGATAAGGCACGCCAAGCGACCGCGCTGCAAAGCTGCTGCTTATGATTTGGTTCATTAAATCGCCGCCCACAAAAAACTGCACCATTTCCTTGTCAATCCGGGCATGCTGAAGCGCGAAGTCCGCTGCCTGCTCCAGCAGCAGCCGCTCGGCCTTCTCCCAGCTTTTCTGCTGCATATCCAGCTCGGGATGCACCAGGTCAAAATCCTCGGCCAGCGGGCCGTCGCCTTCGTCTGGCCCTACAACCGTTGCCGCGCCGATGATGACGGGGCGCTTCTCGAACCACCAGGTCTGTTTGCCGCGCAGCATATTATTGCCCTCCTGTGCCGAGAATGAGATGGACGATGCCGACGAAGAAGGCCGCCACGACGCCGAACACGATGACAGAGCCGGCCAGCTTGAACATATTGGCGCCAACGCCAAGGACCAGCCCTTCAGCACGGTGCTCCAGCGCCGCCGAGCACATCGAATTGGCGAAGCCTGTGACAGGCACGGCTGTGCCGGCTCCTGCCCACTGGGCGATTTTATCGTACACCCCAATGCTCGTCAAAATCACTGAAATAATAATGAGCACAGCAACCGTCGGATTGCTGGCATCCTCCGCTTTCATATGAAGCAAATGCATAAACAGCTCCTGAATCACTTGCCCAAATACACAAATTCCGCCGCCAATAATGAAGGCTTTCAAACAATTCGTTCCTATGGAGCGGGCAGGCTCCCGCGTTTTGGCAAAGTTCTGGTATTCCTTTGACGACATCGCCATCTTCTTATATTTCCCTTTGTCTGAGCTGCTTGCTGTCATAGCTTGCCCCCCTTTCCGTTATACGCTGCTGCAAAATGCTAAACACGAGATGCGCGGACGCATCAGTTCTTGATCATTATTTGCCAACTAAGGGGCTATTATGTATGCAGCATATCGTTTTCCTTTCAAATGCTTATATTCGGAAAAAAAGAGCATTCGCCCGCTTTAGCCGCAGCCAAAACAGTCGAATGCCCTTTATATTCCTGGTCCGTGAGCCTGCACGGACACCCAGCTTAAAATAATAGCAAAATCAACAGCAGAACGAGCAGCACATACAGCGCCAGCACGAGTAAAATCAGCTCCAATTGCTTGCGGCTGCTTAATGCATTGGCTTTCCTCACAGGCGGCCCTCCCTTTAGCTATGCTTCTATACGTTCAGCATATGCGGGCAGGGGCAAATGCGGAGCTTGTCCGCAGCGGTTCTTCTAGCTTTCCAAAATCGCTACGCCTTTCGCTGCGATTGCAAGCGATCCGTCTACAGCTTCCCCGCTCAGCAGCTCTTTCGTGAACGTGCTAGGCAGCTCCGAAAGCTGCACCGCTTCCGCATTGTGATTCAAAATGAACGTAAAGGTGCTGCCGTTAATGGCCCGCTGCGACACTTCAACGCCGTCTGGAGTCGCAAGCAGCGGTTTAATGCCGGCAGAACAGCATAAATGGGCCATGAAGCCTTCGAGGAACGCTTTGTCGGGGCTGGTCGCCACATACCAGGCATTGCCTTCGCCAAACGAATTAACCGTTACCGCAGGCATGCCTTTATAGAAGTCAGAGCCATACTCGGCAACGACTTCAGCGCCCTCCGTATGAATCAGATCGCATAAAATGCTGCCGGAGTATGTCCCGCTATCAAGCGCGCCGAGCGGTTTATTAAGGATAATATCATTTTGCTTGCCCGGCAGCAGGGCATCGATTTCCTCCGCCCAAATGCCCAGCACCTTGCGCAGCTTGCCCGGATATCCGCCCAGCGTTACAATATCATTTTCATTGACGATGCCGCTGAAAAACGTCGTGACGAAAGTGCCGCCGCGCGCAACGAAAGCTTCAACCTTCTCCGCAAAGCCAGGCTTCACCATGTACATCACAGGAGCGATGACAAGATCGTAACGATCGAGCTGCTCCTCCACGCTGATCATATCCGTCTGCACGTTCATTTGGAACAAGGCATCATAATATTTATGAACCTCATCGAGATATTTAAGCGCGACAGTCGGACCGCTCGACAGCTCAACCGCCCAGCGGTTTTCCCAATCGTAGACGATCGCTACCTTAGACTCGACACGAGAATCGAGAATCCGGCCAGACAGCTGCTGCAGCTCAGCGCCCAGCTCGGCGCATTCGCGGAATACGCGGGTATTTTCATGGCCGACATGCTCAATAACGGCGCCATGGTATTTTTCACAAGCACCAACAGAGCGGCGCAGCTGGAAAAACAGCACCGTATCCGCGCCGCGCGCCACCGCCTGATAGCTCCATAGCTTCATAACGCCAGGACGTTTAAGCGAGTTGTACGGCTGCCAGTTTTGCTGGCTTGGCGTTTGCTCCATCAGCATAAACGGCTGGCCGCTTTTGAGGCCGCGCATTAGATCATGCGTCATTGCTGTCAAGCTGAACGGCGTATCCATCGCAGGATAGTTGTCCCAAGAGACGACATCCATATATTTTGCCCATTCAAAATAATCAAGCTCGGAGTAAGTACCCATTAAGTTCGTTGTCACTTGCAGATTCGGCGAATGCTGCTTAATCGCTTCATATTCCAGCTTATAGCAAGCAAGCATGCTTGCCGACTGAAAGCGGCGGTAGTCGATGGAAATGCCCTGGAAATTGGTCCGGTTGTGGCCCCACTCCTCGCTGAGGGCATTAGGAGCAACGATCTCATCCCAATCGTAAAAGGTATGGCCCCAAAATGCGGTATTCCACGCCTTGTTCAGCTTCTCAAGCGTGCCATATCGCTGCTCCAGCCAAACGCGGAATGACGCCTCGCAGTTGTCACAGTAGCAATAGCCGCCGTATTCATTCGATACATGCCATACGAGTACAGCGGGGTGATCTTTATAGCGCTGTGCAATCGTGCCAGCCAAGCGCTCGGACAGCTTGCGGTAAGCCGGGCTGTTCGGACAGGAATTGTGGCGTCCGCCGAATTTGCGCTTGCGTCCGTCGTAATCGACACGCAGCACGTCAGGGTGCTTTTTCGCCAGCCATGCCGGGTGTGCACCTGTGCTCGTCGCCAAACAGACGTAAATACCGTCCTTGTACAGACGGTTAATGATGCGGTCCAGCCATTCGAGATCATAAGTGTTCTCATCCGGCTGAATGCGCGCCCACGAAAAAACGTTGACGGTCGCTACATCAATGCCCGCCAGCTTGAACATCCGAATATCCTCTTCCATAACAGACTCATCCCACTGCTCCGGATTATAGTCGCCACCGTACCAAATTTTCGGCAATTTTTCATTAATCACTGTAAAACAGCTCCTCTTCCATTTTGACTAATCTTTTATTACCATAACATGCCGATTGACAGAAATGAAGGAGAGAACTCAATTAAGAGTCCTCCCCTCCTCCATAGCAGTCCCTTACTTTTGCGACCAGAACTCCACGCGGTCTTTAACCATTTGCGTAAACTGTTCATTCAGCTTGCTAGCGCCTGCTTTGTCCAGATCCGCCATGAAGTCATCCCATATTTTATCGAAGTTTTCCGGCTTCGCCAAAATGGCTTCTGGTACACGTTTCTTCATAATATCTTGTGTTTTTTGGAAAATAACATCCGCTTCCGAGCCTGTTTCAAAATTCAAGTTCCATGCTGCGCCGTAAGGACGCTCAGGGAAAGCATCGTCTGCAGGCCAGAATTCTTTGTACATTTCCACTTTGTAAGCCGCAAGCGTCTTTTTGTCCGCTTCCGAATATTCAGCTTTGAACTGCTCTGGGAATTTCGTCGTAAAATAGTTGCCTGTGGAATCTTTAACGCCATCGCCGTAGCGAGCCGATATCATGTAATTTTCAATACCTGTCGTTTTCTTGAATTTGTTGCCATCGTTTGTTTTGAGATCTTGAATTTCTTGCTTGAATACGCGTTTGCCGTCCACAACCTCGTAATGCTTGCCTTCAATGCCCCAGTTAACGAGAATTTGACCTTCTTCAGAAGCCAGGTAATCCAGGAACTTAATCAGACGGACAGGATCTTTGGCCGATTTCGTAATCGCAATGCCATGTCCTGCCATATAGCCTGTGCCTTGGTAAGAATGATCTTGATAGTTTTCATCCAGTGTTACAGGGAAGCGCGCATATGTCGCACCGAATTTGCCTTCTGCTTTCAGCGAGTTTTCCGCTTGAACATAGTCCCACTTCTGGTCGATAATGCCGACTACGCGGCCTGTTGCGATTTTAGCTTTATATTGGTCATATTTTTGAACGAAGCTTTCTTTATCCAGAAGGCCGATGTCATTCATATGGTTCAGCCAGCGGAAATATTCTCTTTCTTCCTCACGTTGGTAGTGAAGCTTCGTTTCGAATGTTTTCTCGTCGATCGCGAACTCGCCATTATCCGGCAAGCCTGTTGCATAGAACGCCGGGTTTGTTACGGAAATCAGAATTTGCCATTCGCCGCCGTTAAGCGACAAACCGATTCTTTTTTGTCCATCTTCAGTCGTAGGATTTTTCTCAATGTACGATTTAATGGCATTTTCGTAATCTTTAACGGTTTTGATTTCAGGGTAGCCCAGCTCCTCAAGCGCCTGATGCTGAATTTCGAAGCCGCCTTCGGCATCAAAATAAGTTTGGCCTACACCGGAAGAAGGAAGCTCATAAATAGCTGGATCATCTTTGCTGTAACGAAGGCGGGTTAAATAATCGCCATACACTTTTTTAATATTAGGAGCATGTTGTTCAATGAGATCCGTCAGGTCAAGAAGCGCGCCAGCGTCAACCAAGCTTTTTACGCTGCCCTTCGCCATAACCATATCTGGATACTCTCCGCTTGCTGCCATCAGAGCGAACATGTCGGTATCTGATCCGCCAACCGGGAACTCCTGCTGCATCGTAATGCCTGTTTTTTCTAGCAGGAATTTACCGATGTCGCTTTCCATATTGTCCCAATCCGGGTTGAGGTCGCCTGATACCAATCTTACCGTAATAGGCTCAACGGAATCTCCCTCCCCTATATTGCCTGTATTTCCAGTACCTGCTTCGTTATTGCTGCCAGAGCCGCATGCTGTGAAAGTCAAAGCCGTTGCAAGCAGCAAGCCCATTAGAGCGGTTTTCTTTTTCTTCATCTTCGTGTTGCCTCCCTTTTAATCGGTATTAAATATGAAGCGATAAACTTGTATATAACAGGGAACCTGCTATTACCATATGGAAGCTAGAGGCTTGTCCACTAGCTTTTGACGGAGCCGAGCGTCATCCCTTTGACAAAATATTTTTGCAGGAAAGGATAGACGACTAGAATAGGCAGTGTAACGACCATTGTAATGGCCATCCGGATCGACTCCGGCGATACTGCCGCAAGGTTCTGCTGCACACCAGCGTCACGATAATTGGTACCCGACTGCGTCGATTGCAGCACCTTCATCAGCTCATACTGCAGCGTTGTAAATTGGGCAGCCTGCTGGTTGTACAAATACGTATCAAACCAGGAATTCCAGTGCTGCACCGCAATGAACAGCGCGATTGTTGCCAGCACGGGCTGGCAAAGCGGCAGGATGACCCGCCAGAAAATCGTAAAGTCATTGGCGCCATCAATTTTTGCCGACTCCTGAAGGGCGTAAGGCAGTCCATCAATGTAGGAGCGAACGACGAAAATGTTCCAAACGCTCAAAATAAGCGGAATAATGTATACCCAGAAGCTGCTCATCAAACCAAGATTTTTAATCAGCATATAGATCGGAATCATGCCGCCGGAGAAATACATCGTCATCGCGAAAAGCGGCGATAAAAGCTTGCGCGCCTGAAATTCGCGGCGGCTAAGCACAAACGCCATCATCGAAGCCGACAGCACCCCGACAACCGTACCGATAATGGTACGCAGCACCGAGTTTTGGAAACCGGTCAGCAATGTTTTATACTGAAAAATCGTAATATAGTTTTGCAAGGTGAATTTTCTAGGCAGCACCGTAATGCCGCCCTTCACCGTATCCATCGATTCATTGAATGAAATCGCGAGCACGTTCAAAAACGGGTATATCGTTATTAATCCAGCAAGCCCCATCACAATATATATGAGGACGTCTGTAATGATTTCTGATTTGGGTCTAATCGTTCCCTGCATGCTTGTCTCCTCCTAAATAACCGATTCTTTCGTTATGCGTTTGTAGATGGCGTTGGCGCTAAACACGAGTATAATGCTGACGACGGAGTTGAATATGCCGATCGCCGTACCGTAAGAGAAGCGGCTCATTTGAATGCCATACTTCAGCGCATATAGATCGAGTACCTCGGAATAATCGACAACGAGCGGGTTGCCGAGGAGGAACTGCTTTTCAAAGCCGATGCTGATTAAATGCCCGATGGACAAAATAAACAATACCATAAAAGTGGTACGAATACCTGGTAATGTAATATTCCACATTTTACGGAATCTTCCTGCTCCGTCAACGGTTGCTGCTTCGTATTGCTCGGGATCAATGCCCGCCATAGCTGCTAGGAATATAATCGAGTTCCAGCCCGTTTCCTTCCACATATCGGACATCGTTACAATGCCCCAGAACCAGCTGCCTTTTGCCATAAATTGAATCGGCTCGTCGATGATATTAAGCCACATCAGCAGGTCATTAATACCGCCGCCATCCGTGGACAACATTTTGCTGACTAGGCCAGCGACGACAACCCATGATACAAAGTGGGGCAAATACGAAATCGTCTGGATAGAGCGTTTGAAAAATTGGCCCCTAATTTCATTGAGCAATAGGGCAAAAATAACGGGAACGGTAAACGAGACGATCAGTCCCATAATACTCATGCCCAGCGTATTGCGCAGGACGAGATAAAAGCGTTCATCTCCAAACAACATAATGAAGTTGTCGAAGCCGACCCATTTTTGAGCAAAAAATCCTTTGGCCGGTTTATAGTTCTGGAATGCCATCAGCCAGCCCCAAAGCGGCACATAGCTGAATACGAAAACCCAGATGACGAACGGGACGGACATAAAATACAAGTATTTCTGCTGCTTCATTCGGTCCCAGAAACGATTGGCTTTGCTTTTGTTCACATTAAGCGGGTGTTCTACGGTTGGTAACGATTTCATCTCTGCTCCTCCTAAAAACTTCACTTTCACTCAACCTATCCGTGAATTTCTCTCTTTATTATGTTCCCATCATAACCGAAAGCATTTTCAGCTAGGCACCCGACAAATTCCACCTAAAATCATATAAAAATACGTACAGGCTGCTATTTATGTGATTTTGATATGATTTTTCTGCAAAAAATGAGGGATTTCGGCCGGATCATTAGCTAAAAATGACGGATTTCGCAAAAAAATGCCCTCCGCTTGAAAACAAGCCGAGGGCATTTTTGGAAAATAAAATATGTAATTGGAAGTTTATATACCCGCTTCGTTATGATTCTACGATAGCAATTGCACGCGCCGGCGCGCCATCGGCATTCCGAAATTTGAGCGGCAAAGCGCAAAAGGTAAATACCTCGCCGCCTATTTGATCCAAATGAATTAAATTTTCGACGATGACCATTTCGGATTGCGAAAAGATTTTTTTATGGATGGTCAAATTCGCATCCGAAATCGGGTCAACGCCAATAACGTCGAGGCCAACGCCTTTTTTCCCGCTGTTGATCATATAGTCGGCTACTTCCTCCGTCATATAGGGATAATCTCCAAAATATGAATCCGTTCCCCAATGCTTCGACCAGCCTGTGTAAAAAAGCAGAAAATCAACCGAATCGGCAAGCGCGCGCACCCGCTCAATATAGTCCAGCGTAATTTGCTCGCCAGCCTGCAAATCGCAGCATGAAATGACGAGCGCCGTCCCGATGAACTGCTGCGCTGGAATATGCTCCAGCGTCGTTCCGCCCGCAAATATATGCGCAGGCGCATCCATATGTGTGCCGGTGTGAGATGCAAGCGCCAGCAGCGTTTCTCTAAAGCCGTCCTTCTCATACGTGCTCAGCGTTTCCAGCGTTGGCTGCGGCGTGCCGGGATAAACGGGCGTCTGTTCAAAAATGGTATGCGTCAAATCGATGACTTTCAATCCACGTTCCCCCTTTCAATCTCGCTTTTGCTTTATCATTCGATTTAAGACTCCTGCCGCTCGGCATCTGTCTTCACCATCCCTTTAAACGACGAAGGCGACATGCCCTTATATTTTTTAAATTTAGCGTGAAAATAATCGACGTTCGCATAGCCGACCAGCTCGGATACTTGATGGACCTTAAGCCCTTGCTGAAGCAGCTCTACCGCATGGCGCAGCCGCACCTGATCGAGATAGGTGTTAAAATGCTCGCCGGTGAAATTTTTAAACATTTTGCCCAAATAGCCGCTATTGTAATTAAACAGCTCTGCCAGCGTTTCCAGCTTTAAATTTTCCGCATAATGGCGCTCAATAAAACCGGTAATTTGCTTAATGACCGATACATTGCTGGAATTTCCGAGACGGAACGCGAGCTGCGACAGGCGGTCCTCCAGCAGCGCCATCATCTCGTCATAGTTCGTCTGTTTGTATAAATCCGTTACAATGCGCAGCTCGTCCTGAATTGCCAGCTGTACATGAACCGCCGTCAGCTTGTTCAGTACAATCGTCAGCATTTGCGCAAAGCTGGTTTTAATGCGCTGCTCGGAAAGCCGGCTCGTGCTCGCCAGCTCACTCGCTTCCTGCAGCATCAGCCGTACGCCATCCTGGCTGCCGATGTCGAGCATATAATACAGCTTCTGGGCCAGCTCCTGGAGCCGTAATTGGAGCTGCTCCTCATCCGCCTCTGCATGCAGAGCCTGCTCCTCGCCGCTGACGAGATGAAGCTCGCCGCTTGACAGCCGGAAGCTATGCTTAATCGCCTCAAGTATGGCTTCATAGCTGCTCGGAAGCTGTACAAGCGCCGGCACCGCCTCGCCTACGACAGCGATATAACGCTGCTCCTGCGCCGCCTGCTGAACCCACTGCCGAAGCAGCTCGCCCGTGCCTTCCTGCACGACATAATCTTTCAGCAGCACAGCGGTATATGCGCCCGAGCTAAACGTCCAGCCTGCCCGGTTGCTCTGTACCGCACTAGTCAATCTGCGCCTCGCCGCAATGCTTGCAGCAGACGTATGCTCCTCCGTTCTTGACCACTCAATGAGCAGCAGCTGGAAGCTCTTCGCCGAATCGCCAGTAAGCTGCTCCAGCTCCTTCCATATTTCCGGATAACTCGCCGCGTCGCCCGATACAGCAAGCTGCAGCAGCTCCTCCCGGCGCAGCGTCTCCCTATGGCCAAGACTGGCCGCCTGCTCGGAACGCTTGTCCAAAACCCCCGCTATACGCACAACGTTCTCATAGAGCTCGTCATCGTCAACCGGCTTTAATATATATGCGTCAATGCCGAACTGGATCGCCCGCTGCGCATAGCTGAAATCAGCATGCCCGCTCAAAACAAGAAAATGGCAGGAGGTGTCGATTTTGCGAATTTCCTCTATCACCTGCAAGCCATCCATTCTCGGCATGCGTATATCCATTAAAATTAAATCAGGCGCCAGCTGGCCGTGCTTAATAAGGGCTTCTGGGCCGCTGGCCGCTTCCCCTACCCAAACAAACCCAAGACTTTCCCAATCAATAATTGTGCGCAGACCTGCGCGAATCATCGGCTCATCATCAACGATAAGCAGCTTATGCATCTTCTTGCCCTCCTTGCGCTTGCGGGATTTGAAACGTAATGGTCGTTCCTCCGTCTTCCCCGCCGCTCATAATCTGCAATCCGGAAGCCTGTCCATAGAGCAGCACCAGTCGCTGATGGACATTGCGCAGTCCAATGCGATATTCCTGCTCATCGTCCATATCCCCCAGCGCCAGCATAATTTCATCCATTCTAGCCTCGTCAATGCCAATGCCGTTATCCGACACTTTCACATGCAGCACCCGATCCCGAAGCAGCGTCGTCACGGTCACGCAGCCGCCTTCATCAATGTTTTCCAAACCATGAATGACCGCATTTTCGATCAACGGCTGAATGATCAGTGGCGGAATATCCAATGACTGCGCATGCGGGTCCAGCTCCAAATTAAAGGTGAGGCGGTCATTGCCGTAGCGAAACTTCTGGATTTCCAAATAACAGCGGACAATTTCCAGCTCATCCTTAAGTCTTATTTTACCAGCGCCAATTTCCAAATTGCGGCGAATGAGCTTGCCCAGCATATGGACAATCGA from the Paenibacillus sp. BIHB 4019 genome contains:
- the spoVAE gene encoding stage V sporulation protein AE, with the protein product MIFLWAFLVGGAICVLGQIMFDVFKLTPGHTMATLVVIGAVVDGIGLYEPLVAFAGAGATVPITSFGNALVHGALTELHDQGWIGVISGIFKVTSSGISAAIIFSFLAALVIRPKG
- the spoVAD gene encoding stage V sporulation protein AD, which translates into the protein MLRGKQTWWFEKRPVIIGAATVVGPDEGDGPLAEDFDLVHPELDMQQKSWEKAERLLLEQAADFALQHARIDKEMVQFFVGGDLMNQIISSSFAARSLGVPYLGVFGACSTSMESLSIAAMLVNSGSADYVLAGTCSHNCTAEKQFRYPTEYGSQKPPTAQYTVTGAGAGLVAASGDGPTIECATIGKIVDLGITDPFNMGAAMAPAAVDTIQAHFNDTGRSPKDYDLIVTGDLAGVGHPLANELLLQNGVPMDDTVFGDCGLMVYDVNRQKVQAGGSGCGCSAVVTYGHLLKRLARGELKRILVVATGALMSPLSFQQGESIPGIAHAVAICGKEG
- the spoVAC gene encoding stage V sporulation protein AC, which translates into the protein MTASSSDKGKYKKMAMSSKEYQNFAKTREPARSIGTNCLKAFIIGGGICVFGQVIQELFMHLLHMKAEDASNPTVAVLIIISVILTSIGVYDKIAQWAGAGTAVPVTGFANSMCSAALEHRAEGLVLGVGANMFKLAGSVIVFGVVAAFFVGIVHLILGTGGQ
- a CDS encoding beta-galactosidase, which codes for MINEKLPKIWYGGDYNPEQWDESVMEEDIRMFKLAGIDVATVNVFSWARIQPDENTYDLEWLDRIINRLYKDGIYVCLATSTGAHPAWLAKKHPDVLRVDYDGRKRKFGGRHNSCPNSPAYRKLSERLAGTIAQRYKDHPAVLVWHVSNEYGGYCYCDNCEASFRVWLEQRYGTLEKLNKAWNTAFWGHTFYDWDEIVAPNALSEEWGHNRTNFQGISIDYRRFQSASMLACYKLEYEAIKQHSPNLQVTTNLMGTYSELDYFEWAKYMDVVSWDNYPAMDTPFSLTAMTHDLMRGLKSGQPFMLMEQTPSQQNWQPYNSLKRPGVMKLWSYQAVARGADTVLFFQLRRSVGACEKYHGAVIEHVGHENTRVFRECAELGAELQQLSGRILDSRVESKVAIVYDWENRWAVELSSGPTVALKYLDEVHKYYDALFQMNVQTDMISVEEQLDRYDLVIAPVMYMVKPGFAEKVEAFVARGGTFVTTFFSGIVNENDIVTLGGYPGKLRKVLGIWAEEIDALLPGKQNDIILNKPLGALDSGTYSGSILCDLIHTEGAEVVAEYGSDFYKGMPAVTVNSFGEGNAWYVATSPDKAFLEGFMAHLCCSAGIKPLLATPDGVEVSQRAINGSTFTFILNHNAEAVQLSELPSTFTKELLSGEAVDGSLAIAAKGVAILES
- a CDS encoding ABC transporter substrate-binding protein, producing MKKKKTALMGLLLATALTFTACGSGSNNEAGTGNTGNIGEGDSVEPITVRLVSGDLNPDWDNMESDIGKFLLEKTGITMQQEFPVGGSDTDMFALMAASGEYPDMVMAKGSVKSLVDAGALLDLTDLIEQHAPNIKKVYGDYLTRLRYSKDDPAIYELPSSGVGQTYFDAEGGFEIQHQALEELGYPEIKTVKDYENAIKSYIEKNPTTEDGQKRIGLSLNGGEWQILISVTNPAFYATGLPDNGEFAIDEKTFETKLHYQREEEREYFRWLNHMNDIGLLDKESFVQKYDQYKAKIATGRVVGIIDQKWDYVQAENSLKAEGKFGATYARFPVTLDENYQDHSYQGTGYMAGHGIAITKSAKDPVRLIKFLDYLASEEGQILVNWGIEGKHYEVVDGKRVFKQEIQDLKTNDGNKFKKTTGIENYMISARYGDGVKDSTGNYFTTKFPEQFKAEYSEADKKTLAAYKVEMYKEFWPADDAFPERPYGAAWNLNFETGSEADVIFQKTQDIMKKRVPEAILAKPENFDKIWDDFMADLDKAGASKLNEQFTQMVKDRVEFWSQK
- a CDS encoding carbohydrate ABC transporter permease, which codes for MQGTIRPKSEIITDVLIYIVMGLAGLITIYPFLNVLAISFNESMDTVKGGITVLPRKFTLQNYITIFQYKTLLTGFQNSVLRTIIGTVVGVLSASMMAFVLSRREFQARKLLSPLFAMTMYFSGGMIPIYMLIKNLGLMSSFWVYIIPLILSVWNIFVVRSYIDGLPYALQESAKIDGANDFTIFWRVILPLCQPVLATIALFIAVQHWNSWFDTYLYNQQAAQFTTLQYELMKVLQSTQSGTNYRDAGVQQNLAAVSPESIRMAITMVVTLPILVVYPFLQKYFVKGMTLGSVKS
- a CDS encoding ABC transporter permease subunit; protein product: MKSLPTVEHPLNVNKSKANRFWDRMKQQKYLYFMSVPFVIWVFVFSYVPLWGWLMAFQNYKPAKGFFAQKWVGFDNFIMLFGDERFYLVLRNTLGMSIMGLIVSFTVPVIFALLLNEIRGQFFKRSIQTISYLPHFVSWVVVAGLVSKMLSTDGGGINDLLMWLNIIDEPIQFMAKGSWFWGIVTMSDMWKETGWNSIIFLAAMAGIDPEQYEAATVDGAGRFRKMWNITLPGIRTTFMVLFILSIGHLISIGFEKQFLLGNPLVVDYSEVLDLYALKYGIQMSRFSYGTAIGIFNSVVSIILVFSANAIYKRITKESVI
- a CDS encoding cyclase family protein: MKVIDLTHTIFEQTPVYPGTPQPTLETLSTYEKDGFRETLLALASHTGTHMDAPAHIFAGGTTLEHIPAQQFIGTALVISCCDLQAGEQITLDYIERVRALADSVDFLLFYTGWSKHWGTDSYFGDYPYMTEEVADYMINSGKKGVGLDVIGVDPISDANLTIHKKIFSQSEMVIVENLIHLDQIGGEVFTFCALPLKFRNADGAPARAIAIVES
- a CDS encoding response regulator transcription factor, which produces MHKLLIVDDEPMIRAGLRTIIDWESLGFVWVGEAASGPEALIKHGQLAPDLILMDIRMPRMDGLQVIEEIRKIDTSCHFLVLSGHADFSYAQRAIQFGIDAYILKPVDDDELYENVVRIAGVLDKRSEQAASLGHRETLRREELLQLAVSGDAASYPEIWKELEQLTGDSAKSFQLLLIEWSRTEEHTSAASIAARRRLTSAVQSNRAGWTFSSGAYTAVLLKDYVVQEGTGELLRQWVQQAAQEQRYIAVVGEAVPALVQLPSSYEAILEAIKHSFRLSSGELHLVSGEEQALHAEADEEQLQLRLQELAQKLYYMLDIGSQDGVRLMLQEASELASTSRLSEQRIKTSFAQMLTIVLNKLTAVHVQLAIQDELRIVTDLYKQTNYDEMMALLEDRLSQLAFRLGNSSNVSVIKQITGFIERHYAENLKLETLAELFNYNSGYLGKMFKNFTGEHFNTYLDQVRLRHAVELLQQGLKVHQVSELVGYANVDYFHAKFKKYKGMSPSSFKGMVKTDAERQES